One window from the genome of Pyxicephalus adspersus chromosome 6, UCB_Pads_2.0, whole genome shotgun sequence encodes:
- the TMEM174 gene encoding transmembrane protein 174 isoform X1 codes for MEQRNPPVDDFSFNVFSVTPFANSHPEASDGDKAGATLLFSGIFLGLVGITFTAMGWVRRDDNHRFEWTQLLGPVLLSVGVTFALISVCKFKLLSCRPCKSNEEAALEADQLSAGQSFVFTGINQPITFHGATVVQYIPPPYSAQDANALTSSVTPPVTGNTSSSSTVVMPPPIFPPEYHSIYAMENPAFVEEDTTQQPTTHLNTRSPYPRVQHEQLQHVNTRNSPPPSYSEIFPELNKFV; via the exons ATGGAACAGAGAAACCCACCAGTGGATGATTTTTcctttaatgtattttctgttaCCCCATTCGCGAACAGTCATCCGGAAGCCTCGGATGGTGATAAAGCTGGGGCCACTTTGCTTTTTTCAGGAATCTTTTTGGGACTGGTTGGAATTACATTTACTGCAATGGGATGGGTGCGACGTGATGACAACCACAGGTTTGAGTGGACCCAATTGCTGGGACCTGTTCTGTTATCAGTAGGTGTGACATTTGCTCTGATATCGGTATGCAAGTTCAAACTGCTGTCATGTAGGCCATGTAAGAGCAATGAGGAAGCAGCTTTAGAGGCTGATCAACTTTCAGCAGGACAGTCCTTTGTATTCACTGGAATAAACCAACCAATAACGTTCCATGGCGCCACTGTGGTACAGTACATTCCTCCTCCATATAGCGCTCAAGATGCCAATGCATTGACTTCTTCTGTGACCCCACCTGTCACTGGTAATACCAGTTCTAGTAGTACTGTTGTGATGCCTCCTCCAATATTTCCTCCTGAATATCACAGTATTTATGCAATGGAAAATCCAGCATTTGTGGAAGAAGATACAACCCAGCAACCTACAACTCATCTAAATACCAG ATCTCCTTACCCCAGGGTGCAGCATGAACAGCTCCAGCATGTAAATACACGCAACAGCCCACCTCCTTCATATTCAGAAATTTTTCCTGAATTAAACAAGTTTGTTTAG
- the TMEM174 gene encoding transmembrane protein 174 isoform X2 has translation MEQRNPPVDDFSFNVFSVTPFANSHPEASDGDKAGATLLFSGIFLGLVGITFTAMGWVRRDDNHRFEWTQLLGPVLLSVGVTFALISVCKFKLLSCRPCKSNEEAALEADQLSAGQSFVFTGINQPITFHGATVVQYIPPPYSAQDANALTSSVTPPVTGNTSSSSTVVMPPPIFPPEYHSIYAMENPAFVEEDTTQQPTTHLNTRVFRNL, from the exons ATGGAACAGAGAAACCCACCAGTGGATGATTTTTcctttaatgtattttctgttaCCCCATTCGCGAACAGTCATCCGGAAGCCTCGGATGGTGATAAAGCTGGGGCCACTTTGCTTTTTTCAGGAATCTTTTTGGGACTGGTTGGAATTACATTTACTGCAATGGGATGGGTGCGACGTGATGACAACCACAGGTTTGAGTGGACCCAATTGCTGGGACCTGTTCTGTTATCAGTAGGTGTGACATTTGCTCTGATATCGGTATGCAAGTTCAAACTGCTGTCATGTAGGCCATGTAAGAGCAATGAGGAAGCAGCTTTAGAGGCTGATCAACTTTCAGCAGGACAGTCCTTTGTATTCACTGGAATAAACCAACCAATAACGTTCCATGGCGCCACTGTGGTACAGTACATTCCTCCTCCATATAGCGCTCAAGATGCCAATGCATTGACTTCTTCTGTGACCCCACCTGTCACTGGTAATACCAGTTCTAGTAGTACTGTTGTGATGCCTCCTCCAATATTTCCTCCTGAATATCACAGTATTTATGCAATGGAAAATCCAGCATTTGTGGAAGAAGATACAACCCAGCAACCTACAACTCATCTAAATACCAG GGTCTTCCGGAACCTGTGA